The Miscanthus floridulus cultivar M001 chromosome 17, ASM1932011v1, whole genome shotgun sequence genome has a window encoding:
- the LOC136518720 gene encoding disease resistance protein RGA5-like — MEGFLVSAATGALKAVTVKLATLLGDEFKNMKDVRKEIKPLSDELNYMHAFLEKMSEEENPDKQDKIWMTDVREMSYDIEDSLDDFMICIDDDKSAKKKSLMKKCTKLLDKMKAHKRISKAIQEFKTQIKEVGDRNHRYRTGVTTTKDSHEMIDIRAQAIFKDASELVAIDEQKNELINLLIEDGSLSQHQVKVVAIVGLGGLGKTTLANQVYESLKDKFDCKAFVTVSRTPHMLEVLRTILLDISGQEYTGDMQHLIRKISDFLQDKRYLIVVDDLWDSESW, encoded by the exons ATGGAAGGTTTTCTGGTGAGCGCAGCAACGGGAGCACTGAAGGCTGTCACTGTGAAGCTGGCAACTTTGCTTGGTGATGAGTTCAAGAACATGAAAGATGTGCGAAAGGAGATCAAGCCTCTCTCTGATGAGCTTAACTACATGCATGCCTTCCTCGAGAAGATGTCAGAGGAGGAGAATCCTGACAAACAAGACAAGATATGGATGACAGATGTGCGGGAGATGTCATACGACATCGAGGACAGTCTCGATGACTTTATGATTTGTATTGATGATGACAAATCTGCTAAGAAGAAGAGCCTAATGAAGAAGTGTACGAAGTTGCTGGATAAGATGAAGGCACATAAACGGATCTCCAAGGCGATACAGGAATTCAAGACACAGATCAAGGAGGTGGGAGATAGGAATCACAGATATAGGACTGGTGTGACGACCACCAAGGATTCACATGAGATGATTGATATTCGGGCTCAGGCTATCTTTAAGGATGCATCAGAACTTGTGGCCATTGATGAACAAAAGAATGAGTTGATCAACTTGTTGATAGAAGATGGATCTTTATCTCAGCATCAGGTGAAGGTGGTCGCCATTGTTGGACTTGGTGGACTAGGGAAGACAACACTTGCGAATCAAGTGTATGAGTCACTTAAGGATAAATTTGACTGTAAGGCTTTTGTAACAGTATCACGAACTCCTCACATGTTGGAAGTGTTGAGAACTATTCTCCTTGACATTAGCGGGCAGGAGTACACTGGAGATATGCAGCATCTTATCAGAAAGATATCCGATTTCCTTCAAGATAAAAG GTACCTCATTGTTGTGGATGATTTATGGGATTCAGAATCATGGTAA
- the LOC136516487 gene encoding REF/SRPP-like protein OsI_017815, with amino-acid sequence MADSTTNDAPVATIQPTTEEEVTVERAAAAAAAEEERLRYLEFVQQAAAQALVLAAAAYAYAKQGAGPLRPGVDHVEGTVKAVVGPVYDRFHAVPLDLLKFIDRKVGESVEEIDRRVPPVVKEAPTLARSAAKEVRQAGLVGTATGLAKSAIARAEPKARELYTRYEPVAERRAAEAWVALNRLPLVPSVTRAVLPTAAQLSARYNSAVLDGAKSGNTVATYLPLVPTERLARVFAYPMADVAPAPEMQPIPSQ; translated from the exons ATGGCCGATTCCACCACCAACGACGCCCCGGTCGCCACCATCCAGCCCACGACGGAG GAGGAGGTGACGGTGGAgagggctgcggcggcggcggcggcggaggaggagaggCTGCGGTACCTCGAGTTCGTGCAGCAGGCGGCAGCGCAGGCGCTGGTGCTGGCGGCCGCGGCCTACGCGTACGCCAAGCAGGGCGCGGGCCCGCTCCGCCCCGGCGTTGACCATGTCGAGGGCACCGTCAAGGCCGTCGTCGGCCCGGTGTACGACAGGTTCCACGCCGTCCCGCTTGACCTCCTCAAGTTCATCGACCGCAAG GTTGGTGAGTCTGTTGAGGAGATTGACCGCCGTGTCCCTCCAGTGGTGAAGGAAGCCCCAACCCTTGCCCGCTCGGCTGCAAAGGAGGTTCGCCAGGCCGGCCTGGTGGGCACGGCCACAGGTCTTGCCAAGTCAGCCATTGCCCGCGCGGAGCCAAAGGCCCGGGAGCTCTACACCCGCTATGAGCCCGTGGCTGAGCGCCGTGCAGCTGAGGCTTGGGTGGCCCTTAACCGCCTCCCACTGGTGCCTTCAGTCACCAGGGCTGTCCTCCCCACAGCCGCACAGCTCTCAGCCAGGTACAATTCAGCGGTTCTTGACGGTGCCAAGAGCGGGAACACTGTGGCCACCTATCTCCCACTTGTGCCCACTGAGCGGCTCGCCCGGGTGTTCGCATACCCCATGGCTGACGTTGCTCCAGCACCAGAGATGCAGCCTATCCCCTCCCAGTAG